A genomic window from Pseudogulbenkiania sp. MAI-1 includes:
- the icmH gene encoding type IVB secretion system protein IcmH/DotU, with the protein MSQAAVTAIANESTINVASTGPSLREMLEDGVYLLFLLKDGNAPGSSVEFNRRIDQFLLQYERNARNFGKSVEAIGQAKYAFCALLDEIILSSDFSLRDEWERMPLQLRLFGEHLAGEGFFNRLEQLRLEPARHIEELEVYYTCLLLGFQGRYLLEGEEKLGYLTHKLGQEIQQVRGGKAEFAPHWQLPQRFQAFVRHELPLWLYFALLALVGAAIWGTYHWLLGRQLSKLFGI; encoded by the coding sequence ATGAGTCAAGCCGCCGTAACCGCCATCGCCAACGAGTCCACCATCAATGTGGCCAGCACCGGCCCCAGTCTGCGTGAGATGCTGGAAGATGGTGTGTACCTGCTGTTTCTGCTGAAAGACGGCAACGCGCCAGGCAGCAGCGTAGAGTTCAACCGCCGTATCGACCAGTTCCTGCTGCAGTACGAACGCAATGCCCGCAACTTCGGCAAGTCGGTCGAAGCCATCGGTCAGGCCAAGTACGCGTTCTGCGCCCTGCTGGACGAGATCATCCTGTCCTCCGATTTTTCGCTGCGCGACGAGTGGGAGCGCATGCCGCTGCAACTGCGTCTGTTTGGCGAGCATCTGGCGGGGGAGGGCTTCTTCAACCGGCTGGAGCAACTGCGCCTGGAGCCGGCGCGACACATCGAGGAACTGGAAGTGTATTACACCTGCCTGTTGCTCGGCTTTCAGGGGCGCTACCTGCTGGAGGGCGAAGAGAAGCTCGGCTACCTCACCCACAAGCTGGGGCAGGAGATCCAGCAAGTACGCGGTGGCAAGGCCGAGTTCGCCCCCCATTGGCAACTGCCGCAACGTTTCCAGGCCTTTGTTCGCCATGAATTGCCGCTGTGGCTGTACTTCGCCCTGTTGGCCCTGGTTGGCGCCGCGATCTGGGGGACGTATCACTGGCTGCTCGGCCGTCAACTGAGCAAATTGTTCGGGATCTGA
- a CDS encoding type VI secretion system Vgr family protein, with product MDLSSLLASFAAAFTQDQRLVTLQLGDGGRWGETLLPLAVHGDEAVSDSYRYRVECLSPDAGLELKGLLGVPVRLGIAGADGTEQVRCGVVSAAEAAGSDGGFAKYALTVEPPFALLRLRRTSRVFQDQSVPDIVRQVFAEHAAANPVFAAVQSLDFSLAGELPPRSYCLQYRESDYDFIVRLLHEEGLAWRFVHLDGDIPQVQLIAFDAPYSLPPAGVERVRFHRTDATEAEDGLTRWDSTRQIVSGSVALATFDYHPVATGHSGDTSAVDQGSDGARLQSSLQDYDVPGQYYAGDADQLAHYARLRQQAHDVQAKRFDGGGSVRGLTAGQWFRLDEHPAHEWDSAEQREFVVTRQTFTARNNLPADLQKLVGGNTAETAPFHTQFQAQRRGLPLTPAYAGTALAKPTARGAQTATVVGPAGEEVHTDAHGRIKVQFHWARPDEHPTIGANLDDTSSCWLRVAMPSAGAGWGHQFIPRIGQEVLVDFIEGDIDRPVITGVLYNGSHPPPAFSGAGSLPANKTLSGIKSKEHQGGQYNELLFDDTPGEVRTKLSSEHGKTQLNQGYLAHPRTDGKATPRGDGFELRTDRHGAIRAGHGLLLSTEAQASASGKQLARDGAQSQLDAALALSQSLGETATAQLADSVETGPETIQPDNSKGATKTDGHLQHHVQALKAWEAGSNTDKESKTAANGQAGQQPLMILSAPAGLAATTDNSLTLAAGTNIDQVAQRDTHQTSGRRWLHNVGQHISLFVAGVKDAVSLKLIAAKGKVQVQSQSDAMELTADKDVRISSLKASQQFNGKKEVLLTCGGAYIRIKDGKIELHAPGKVSFKGGSHDWSGPARMNKEVLRFPNTVCKQCMQMAAKEGNPLVNGR from the coding sequence ATGGATCTTTCTTCCTTGCTCGCCAGCTTCGCCGCCGCCTTTACCCAGGACCAGCGCCTCGTTACCCTGCAACTGGGCGACGGCGGGCGCTGGGGCGAGACGCTGCTGCCGCTCGCCGTGCACGGCGACGAGGCGGTGTCCGACAGCTACCGCTACCGTGTCGAATGCCTGTCGCCGGATGCCGGGCTCGAACTCAAGGGCCTGCTCGGCGTGCCGGTGCGGCTGGGCATCGCCGGGGCGGACGGAACCGAACAGGTGCGCTGCGGCGTGGTCAGCGCCGCCGAGGCGGCGGGCAGCGACGGCGGCTTCGCCAAGTACGCCCTCACCGTCGAGCCGCCGTTCGCGCTCCTGCGCCTGCGCCGTACCAGCCGCGTGTTCCAGGATCAGTCGGTGCCCGACATCGTGCGCCAGGTCTTCGCCGAGCACGCCGCCGCCAACCCGGTGTTCGCGGCGGTGCAGAGCCTGGATTTTTCATTGGCGGGCGAACTGCCGCCGCGTAGCTATTGCTTGCAATACCGCGAGAGTGACTACGACTTCATCGTGCGTCTGCTGCACGAAGAGGGACTGGCCTGGCGCTTCGTCCATTTGGATGGGGACATCCCCCAAGTCCAGCTCATCGCCTTCGACGCCCCGTACTCGCTGCCGCCCGCCGGGGTGGAACGGGTGCGCTTCCACCGTACCGATGCCACCGAAGCCGAAGACGGCCTCACCCGCTGGGACAGTACGCGCCAGATCGTCAGCGGCAGCGTGGCGCTGGCGACCTTCGATTACCACCCGGTCGCCACCGGCCACAGCGGGGATACCAGCGCCGTCGACCAGGGCTCCGATGGCGCCCGGCTGCAAAGCAGCCTGCAGGACTACGACGTCCCCGGCCAGTACTACGCCGGCGACGCCGACCAGCTCGCGCACTACGCCCGGCTGCGCCAGCAGGCGCACGACGTGCAGGCCAAGCGCTTCGACGGCGGTGGCTCGGTGCGCGGACTGACTGCCGGGCAGTGGTTCCGCCTCGACGAGCACCCAGCCCACGAATGGGATAGTGCCGAACAGCGCGAATTCGTCGTCACGCGCCAGACCTTCACCGCCCGCAACAATCTGCCGGCAGACTTGCAGAAGCTCGTCGGTGGCAACACCGCGGAAACCGCGCCATTCCACACGCAGTTCCAGGCCCAACGCCGTGGCCTGCCGCTCACCCCGGCCTACGCCGGCACGGCGCTCGCCAAGCCCACCGCACGTGGCGCCCAGACCGCTACCGTGGTCGGCCCCGCCGGCGAAGAAGTGCACACCGACGCCCATGGCCGTATCAAGGTCCAGTTTCATTGGGCCCGTCCGGATGAGCATCCCACCATCGGCGCCAACCTCGACGACACCTCCAGTTGCTGGCTGCGCGTGGCCATGCCCTCGGCCGGCGCCGGCTGGGGCCACCAGTTCATCCCGCGCATCGGCCAGGAAGTGCTGGTCGACTTCATCGAAGGGGACATCGACCGGCCGGTGATCACCGGCGTGCTATACAACGGCAGTCATCCGCCGCCCGCCTTCAGCGGGGCCGGCAGCCTGCCGGCCAACAAGACCCTGTCCGGCATCAAGTCGAAAGAGCATCAGGGCGGGCAATACAACGAGCTGCTGTTCGACGACACCCCCGGTGAAGTGAGAACCAAGCTCTCGTCCGAACACGGCAAGACTCAGCTCAACCAGGGCTATCTCGCCCATCCGCGCACCGATGGCAAAGCCACGCCACGCGGTGACGGCTTCGAACTACGCACCGACCGCCACGGCGCGATCCGTGCCGGGCATGGCCTCTTGCTGAGTACCGAAGCGCAGGCCTCAGCCTCCGGCAAGCAACTGGCCCGCGACGGCGCGCAAAGCCAGCTCGATGCCGCGCTGGCGCTCAGCCAATCCCTTGGCGAGACCGCCACCGCCCAACTGGCCGACAGCGTCGAAACCGGTCCGGAGACGATCCAGCCCGACAACAGCAAAGGCGCCACGAAGACCGACGGCCACCTGCAGCACCACGTCCAGGCCCTCAAAGCCTGGGAAGCGGGTTCGAATACCGATAAAGAATCCAAGACCGCCGCCAATGGTCAGGCCGGCCAGCAGCCGCTGATGATCCTCTCTGCCCCAGCCGGCCTCGCCGCCACCACCGACAACAGCCTCACCCTGGCCGCCGGGACGAATATCGACCAGGTGGCCCAGCGCGACACCCACCAGACCTCGGGCCGGCGCTGGCTGCACAACGTGGGGCAGCACATCAGCCTGTTTGTGGCGGGGGTGAAGGACGCCGTCAGCCTGAAGCTGATCGCCGCCAAGGGCAAGGTGCAGGTCCAGTCGCAGAGCGATGCCATGGAGCTGACGGCGGACAAGGACGTGCGGATCAGCAGCCTGAAGGCGAGCCAGCAGTTCAACGGCAAGAAGGAAGTGCTGCTGACCTGCGGCGGGGCCTACATCCGCATCAAGGACGGCAAGATCGAACTGCACGCGCCGGGCAAGGTGAGTTTCAAGGGAGGCAGCCACGATTGGAGTGGGCCGGCGAGGATGAACAAGGAAGTGCTGCGTTTTCCGAACACCGTGTGCAAGCAGTGCATGCAGATGGCGGCCAAGGAAGGCAACCCGCTGGTGAATGGGCGATGA
- the tssM gene encoding type VI secretion system membrane subunit TssM encodes MASAIGFLILIALIWFLGEWMGLETLEARLSCIVVIMLLWVASLLIGQLLARRAGGLLEKMLRQQADDAVIHAGSEKRAEVTLLRQRLLAAIDTLKRSKLGNSSGNAALYELPWYMIIGHPAAGKSSAILQSGLTFPFSDKSAIQGVGGTRNCDWFFSTEGVLLDTAGRYATQSEDRGEWLAFLKLLKKHRPKAPVNGILVAISLPELAQHHSEGFSLYVRQVRERIHEVCSTFELHVPVYLVFTKLDLLGGFAEFFQDMPEEERARVWGSTLTASQGNGFDATTVASQQFELLHRGLVQAGEEKLLQYRGDQVHPAHFAFPIEFHGLKEAVVKFVTLLYEDDPYHARPLLRGFYFTSALQEGTPRIVAASRVQGQFDLTTKQGDKRQVPASYSFFLGDLFRKVLFPDQHLISRQTRYSGSRWRMAAMAAGVLTLSVLAGLWSWSYIGNQQLLAEISQEREAARKLATSGQLYDKLRALQQLQTRLEQLQAYRTEGAPWQIGVGLYQGKPLEAALRSEYFAGIKTLMLEPVQRNLETSLLALDQRQPASPPPILEAKPVAPAPAPSVTIPAKPKPKYRPRLQGKPLPNIELSAIPEEYRGHPVPLSTDDYHIRTAVWPHQAPQPVATNWQASGFGLHRASWTPPARVAAVQPSTVSVAAATQAVAAATEASAERPAQAPAKSPQLDASYNALKTYLMLYQPQRMEPAHLADQLPRYWRPYLEAQRGQYSTEEIMAVAEKLLAFYISQLKAPDLPLISPNLRVVNQAREVLRGSFKRMSAEERVFNEIRARANTRFAPLTVARILNNRDLDIMAGSQMVEGAFTREAWDQYVKAAIEEASKGEIRSDDWVLAATSQDNLGKDGDGEKNRAALEAQYRAAYIDSWKRFLQGVTVRDFTSPAQSASAMTRLSDRETSPIKLILLRAATETAWDNPSELNRSLENAKQSVLKKTAELLKGGSSENTPKDKLYGEVGRQFAGVAQLVKGDNTPINGYLEQLAKLKAKLGAIASTDDPGSLARATLQATFNNSGSELADSIAYVDNALLAQSTPDTVSLVRPMLVRPLSHSYSTLLGPVSADINQAWATEVLPQWRQLSAKYPFSDAGSTASIAEINRFLKANDGTLDRFINKYLAGLVQKKGDMLVPRAWGELGIKFNPAFLSSVSSLSALANGQLQEGDSLRFELQPQPTPGLSEIVFDIDGQELRYRNGPQIWQPFTWNGNGQTTGARIQVLSYNGASSVVANHPGGMGLMRLLAGAKVVQDGPDGTQLAWSLRKADGDTQSVRVNFRVLSGVNPLQLTRLNKLTLPERVTL; translated from the coding sequence GTGGCATCGGCAATCGGATTCCTGATCCTGATCGCCCTGATCTGGTTCCTGGGTGAATGGATGGGGCTGGAAACCCTGGAGGCCAGGCTGAGCTGCATCGTCGTGATCATGCTGCTCTGGGTGGCAAGCCTGCTGATCGGGCAGCTTCTGGCGCGCCGTGCCGGAGGGCTGCTGGAGAAAATGCTGCGCCAGCAGGCGGACGATGCCGTGATCCACGCAGGCTCCGAGAAGCGCGCCGAAGTCACCCTGCTGCGCCAGCGCCTGCTGGCCGCCATCGACACCCTGAAGAGGTCGAAACTCGGCAACAGCAGCGGCAATGCGGCACTGTACGAGCTACCCTGGTACATGATCATCGGCCATCCTGCCGCCGGCAAGAGCTCGGCCATCCTGCAATCCGGCCTCACCTTCCCCTTCAGCGACAAGAGCGCCATCCAGGGGGTAGGCGGCACGCGCAACTGCGACTGGTTCTTCTCCACCGAGGGGGTGCTGCTCGACACCGCCGGCCGCTACGCGACCCAGAGCGAGGATCGTGGCGAATGGCTGGCTTTTCTGAAGCTGCTGAAAAAGCACCGCCCCAAGGCGCCGGTGAACGGCATCCTGGTCGCCATCAGCCTGCCCGAACTGGCCCAGCACCACAGCGAAGGCTTTTCGCTGTATGTCCGTCAGGTACGAGAGCGCATCCACGAGGTCTGCAGCACGTTCGAGCTGCACGTCCCCGTCTACCTGGTGTTTACCAAACTGGACCTGCTGGGCGGGTTCGCCGAGTTCTTCCAGGACATGCCGGAAGAAGAGCGTGCCCGGGTGTGGGGCAGCACCCTGACAGCCAGCCAGGGTAACGGCTTCGACGCCACCACCGTGGCCTCCCAGCAATTCGAGTTGCTCCATCGCGGTCTGGTACAGGCCGGCGAGGAGAAGCTGCTGCAATATCGCGGCGATCAGGTTCATCCGGCACACTTCGCCTTCCCAATCGAGTTTCACGGTCTGAAAGAAGCCGTCGTGAAATTCGTGACTCTGCTGTACGAGGATGACCCCTATCACGCCCGTCCGCTGCTGCGCGGCTTCTACTTCACCAGCGCACTGCAGGAAGGCACGCCACGCATCGTGGCGGCCAGCCGGGTACAAGGGCAGTTCGACCTGACCACCAAGCAGGGTGACAAGCGCCAGGTTCCGGCTTCGTACAGCTTTTTCCTGGGCGACCTGTTCCGGAAGGTGCTGTTTCCGGACCAGCACCTGATCTCACGGCAGACTCGGTACAGCGGCAGTCGCTGGCGCATGGCTGCAATGGCAGCCGGCGTGCTGACGCTCAGCGTGCTGGCAGGCCTGTGGAGCTGGTCCTACATCGGCAACCAGCAACTGCTGGCGGAAATCAGCCAGGAAAGGGAAGCCGCTCGCAAGCTGGCGACTTCCGGCCAACTGTACGACAAGCTGCGCGCACTGCAGCAGTTGCAAACCCGCCTGGAACAGTTGCAGGCGTACCGTACCGAGGGAGCTCCTTGGCAGATTGGCGTGGGTCTCTATCAGGGCAAGCCACTGGAAGCCGCCTTGCGCAGCGAATACTTTGCAGGCATCAAGACCCTGATGCTGGAGCCGGTTCAGCGCAATCTGGAAACCTCCCTGCTTGCACTCGACCAGCGCCAGCCTGCCTCCCCGCCTCCGATACTGGAAGCCAAGCCGGTTGCGCCAGCGCCCGCCCCTTCCGTGACCATACCGGCAAAACCCAAGCCCAAATACCGTCCACGGCTGCAAGGCAAGCCGCTGCCGAACATCGAGCTAAGCGCCATTCCCGAGGAGTACCGGGGACATCCTGTGCCCCTGTCGACCGACGACTACCACATTCGGACTGCCGTCTGGCCGCACCAGGCCCCACAGCCGGTGGCGACAAACTGGCAGGCGTCCGGCTTCGGCCTGCACCGGGCCAGTTGGACACCCCCGGCTCGCGTCGCGGCAGTCCAACCGTCGACAGTCTCTGTAGCCGCTGCCACGCAAGCTGTCGCGGCAGCGACAGAAGCATCGGCAGAACGCCCGGCCCAGGCCCCGGCCAAGTCGCCGCAACTGGATGCCAGCTATAACGCACTGAAAACCTACCTGATGCTGTACCAGCCACAGCGCATGGAGCCGGCGCATCTGGCGGACCAGCTTCCGCGCTACTGGCGCCCCTATCTGGAAGCCCAGCGCGGGCAGTACAGCACCGAAGAAATCATGGCGGTCGCCGAAAAGCTGCTGGCGTTCTACATCAGCCAGCTCAAGGCACCGGACCTTCCGCTGATTTCGCCCAACCTGCGCGTGGTCAACCAGGCACGCGAGGTGCTGCGCGGCTCTTTCAAGCGCATGTCGGCCGAAGAGCGGGTATTCAATGAAATCCGCGCCCGCGCCAACACCCGCTTTGCCCCACTGACCGTGGCCCGCATCCTGAACAACCGCGATCTCGACATCATGGCCGGCAGCCAGATGGTGGAAGGTGCCTTTACCCGCGAGGCATGGGATCAATACGTAAAAGCCGCCATCGAGGAAGCGAGCAAGGGAGAAATCCGTAGCGACGACTGGGTGCTGGCAGCCACCAGTCAGGACAACCTGGGCAAGGATGGTGACGGCGAGAAGAACCGGGCGGCCCTCGAAGCACAATACCGCGCAGCCTATATCGACAGCTGGAAGCGCTTCCTGCAGGGCGTCACGGTGCGTGATTTCACCAGCCCGGCACAGTCCGCCTCGGCCATGACTCGCCTGTCGGACCGGGAAACCTCGCCCATCAAGCTGATCCTGTTGCGTGCGGCGACGGAAACGGCCTGGGACAACCCGTCCGAACTCAACCGATCGCTGGAGAATGCCAAGCAGTCGGTTCTGAAAAAAACCGCCGAACTGCTGAAAGGCGGCAGCAGCGAGAACACGCCCAAGGACAAACTCTACGGCGAAGTGGGCCGACAGTTTGCCGGGGTAGCCCAGTTGGTGAAAGGCGACAACACCCCGATCAACGGTTACCTGGAGCAACTGGCCAAACTGAAAGCCAAGCTGGGGGCCATCGCCAGCACCGACGACCCGGGCTCCCTGGCACGCGCTACCCTGCAGGCCACCTTCAACAACAGCGGCTCGGAACTGGCGGACAGCATCGCCTACGTCGACAACGCCTTGCTGGCGCAAAGCACGCCCGACACAGTCAGTCTGGTGCGTCCGATGCTGGTGCGACCACTCAGCCACTCCTACAGCACCCTACTCGGCCCGGTCAGCGCCGACATCAATCAGGCCTGGGCCACCGAGGTCTTGCCGCAATGGCGTCAACTGTCGGCCAAGTACCCGTTCAGCGATGCCGGCAGCACGGCATCCATTGCCGAGATCAACCGCTTCCTGAAAGCCAACGACGGCACGCTGGATCGTTTCATCAACAAATACCTAGCCGGCCTGGTCCAGAAAAAAGGAGACATGCTGGTACCGCGCGCCTGGGGCGAACTCGGCATCAAGTTCAACCCGGCCTTCCTCAGCAGCGTGAGCAGCCTGTCCGCACTGGCCAACGGCCAGTTGCAGGAGGGTGACAGCCTCCGCTTCGAACTACAGCCGCAACCGACGCCGGGGCTCTCTGAAATCGTCTTCGATATCGATGGCCAGGAACTGCGCTATCGCAACGGCCCGCAGATCTGGCAGCCCTTCACCTGGAACGGCAACGGCCAGACGACTGGCGCGCGCATCCAGGTGTTGTCCTACAACGGCGCGAGCAGCGTGGTGGCCAACCACCCCGGCGGCATGGGCCTGATGCGCCTGCTGGCCGGAGCCAAGGTCGTGCAGGATGGCCCGGATGGCACCCAGCTGGCCTGGTCGCTGCGCAAGGCTGACGGGGATACGCAGAGCGTGCGTGTCAATTTCCGGGTACTCAGCGGTGTCAACCCGCTGCAGTTGACCCGTCTTAACAAACTGACGTTGCCCGAGCGCGTAACGTTGTAA
- the tssK gene encoding type VI secretion system baseplate subunit TssK, which translates to MQQAKRVLWGEGMFLRPQHFQQQTLFLEQDVVSRQQLMRRHTWGVQQLRLDEQALKGGMVRVDALGILFRDGLLYQAPQSSPLPLSRDLSTLPQLGVATTLYACLADLQAYGGNAHSGEPAGRPSRYQNGGAELADLYTQALPAEVATLEPDVRLMFEEENRDGYDAIPLCRLQKDATGQWGVAGDFLPPLLTIGAAGELPQLVRRLLDILLVKSQALAGAQRERAKSVMEFGSSDISAFWLLHTVNRNFARLRHLSLSNPLHPEELYMALAEFCGELQTFSTRYALADIPAYRHDDLHAVFAALDLQIRELLETVISARYVVIPLHSPKPSFHIGRLESDRLLDKVDFYLSVQSEQPASQVIDNVPLKFKIGAPDDVEKILNSAMRGVALSHAAQTPSVVPVRVGNHYFALQPHGDIFARMLQSRSICIYVPQTLSGLTLELIAVFR; encoded by the coding sequence ATGCAACAAGCTAAACGTGTGTTGTGGGGCGAAGGCATGTTTCTGCGCCCGCAGCATTTTCAACAGCAGACGCTGTTTCTCGAGCAAGATGTCGTCAGCCGCCAGCAACTGATGCGCCGCCATACGTGGGGCGTGCAGCAACTGCGGCTTGATGAACAGGCGCTAAAGGGAGGGATGGTGCGGGTGGATGCCCTAGGCATCCTGTTCCGCGACGGCCTGCTCTATCAGGCCCCGCAGTCCTCGCCATTGCCCTTGTCCAGGGATCTCTCGACCCTGCCGCAACTGGGGGTGGCAACGACGCTGTATGCCTGCCTGGCCGATCTGCAGGCCTATGGCGGCAATGCCCATAGCGGCGAGCCGGCCGGCAGGCCGAGCCGCTATCAGAATGGTGGCGCGGAACTGGCCGATCTCTACACCCAGGCGTTGCCGGCAGAAGTGGCGACACTGGAGCCCGACGTGCGCCTGATGTTCGAAGAAGAGAACCGCGATGGCTACGACGCCATTCCTCTGTGCCGCCTGCAGAAGGATGCCACCGGCCAGTGGGGTGTGGCCGGCGATTTTCTGCCGCCGCTGCTGACCATCGGCGCTGCGGGAGAACTCCCGCAGTTGGTGCGGCGACTGCTGGATATCCTGCTGGTGAAAAGTCAGGCTCTGGCGGGGGCGCAGCGCGAGCGAGCCAAGAGCGTGATGGAATTCGGCTCCAGCGACATCAGCGCCTTCTGGCTGCTGCATACCGTCAATCGCAACTTCGCCCGTTTGCGCCACCTGTCGCTGAGCAACCCGCTGCATCCGGAAGAGCTGTACATGGCACTGGCGGAGTTTTGCGGCGAGCTGCAGACATTTTCTACCCGCTATGCGCTGGCCGACATACCCGCCTACCGCCATGACGATCTGCATGCGGTGTTTGCCGCGTTGGACCTGCAGATTCGCGAACTGCTGGAAACCGTCATCTCGGCACGCTATGTCGTCATCCCGCTGCATTCCCCGAAGCCATCCTTCCATATCGGCCGGCTGGAGAGCGACCGTCTGCTGGACAAGGTCGACTTTTACCTCTCGGTGCAGAGCGAGCAGCCGGCCAGCCAGGTCATCGACAACGTGCCGCTCAAGTTCAAGATCGGCGCACCGGACGATGTCGAGAAAATTCTCAACTCCGCCATGCGCGGGGTGGCGCTGAGCCATGCGGCGCAGACCCCTTCCGTCGTGCCGGTGCGGGTGGGCAATCACTACTTTGCGCTTCAGCCGCACGGCGACATTTTTGCCCGCATGCTGCAGTCGCGCAGCATCTGCATCTACGTTCCGCAAACCCTGTCCGGGCTGACCCTGGAACTGATCGCTGTTTTCCGTTGA
- the tssE gene encoding type VI secretion system baseplate subunit TssE: MYGPSPRHTQILPSVLDRLLDDQPDLSHGAEHLLFELPQFRRALARDLEALLNTRVMAQPELFEAHTLAGDSMLQFGIPDLSGISLLNPDDRELLREQLRRAIEIHEPRLSRVRVNLDAPREMERHLRFRVDAVLKVHPHRPPVSFDATLQLSSNVYKVQG, from the coding sequence ATGTATGGCCCCTCCCCGCGGCATACCCAGATTCTGCCTTCGGTGCTGGACCGGCTGCTGGACGACCAGCCCGATCTCAGCCATGGGGCCGAGCATTTGCTATTTGAACTGCCGCAGTTCCGCCGTGCGCTGGCGCGTGATCTGGAAGCTCTGCTCAATACCCGCGTCATGGCGCAGCCGGAGCTGTTCGAGGCCCATACCCTGGCGGGAGACAGCATGCTGCAGTTCGGTATTCCCGACCTGAGCGGCATTAGCCTGCTGAATCCTGACGATCGCGAACTGCTGCGCGAGCAACTGCGCCGCGCCATTGAAATCCACGAGCCGCGTTTGTCTCGCGTCAGGGTGAATCTGGATGCACCGAGGGAAATGGAGCGGCACCTGCGTTTCCGTGTCGATGCAGTACTGAAAGTGCACCCGCACCGTCCCCCCGTGAGCTTTGACGCCACGTTGCAACTGTCGTCCAACGTTTACAAGGTTCAGGGCTGA
- the tssJ gene encoding type VI secretion system lipoprotein TssJ: MQHCKTGVRCHARGLLGLLVPAVLLLSGCASNKEVQVSGEASAQLNRDSRGKPLSVVVRVYQLKSDQTFNRLSMEALVAVKSDKELLASELLDMREMTLLPGGRVTVSDFVVNPEASHIGLIALFRQPDRHFWRLLFDADAVRSKGLQFMAEDCYLRAVKPPAKLLPGQPKSLQVVCR; the protein is encoded by the coding sequence ATGCAGCATTGCAAGACCGGGGTGCGGTGCCATGCCAGGGGGCTCCTGGGGCTATTGGTGCCTGCTGTATTGCTCTTGTCCGGGTGTGCTTCGAATAAGGAAGTACAGGTGTCCGGCGAAGCCTCCGCGCAGTTGAACCGCGACAGTCGCGGCAAGCCGCTGTCGGTTGTGGTGCGGGTCTATCAGCTGAAGTCGGATCAGACATTCAACCGCTTGAGCATGGAAGCGCTGGTGGCGGTCAAGTCGGATAAGGAACTGCTGGCGTCCGAACTGCTCGACATGCGCGAGATGACGCTGCTGCCGGGCGGGCGCGTCACAGTGTCCGATTTCGTGGTGAATCCCGAGGCTTCGCACATTGGTTTGATAGCCCTGTTCCGTCAGCCGGACCGGCATTTCTGGCGCTTGCTGTTCGATGCCGATGCCGTGCGCAGCAAGGGGCTGCAATTCATGGCGGAAGACTGCTACCTGCGCGCCGTCAAACCCCCGGCAAAGCTGCTGCCGGGGCAGCCCAAGTCGCTGCAGGTCGTTTGCCGCTAG
- a CDS encoding M15 family metallopeptidase encodes MLLICLISWIGLRFFNKKILSNEIVIEETNVASTTQAADIRAQDPRQETPSGTATMRQTKSEEHTKKYFVIARIPLVSLSLAAMPVVLDLFFREMHGSSEFIPNEYTHSSRIKLTLQEEQLVPPPPLPPEAFRDAISEQPRLNRADRDWNKLDASFVQTVLHVMTRLEARGYPMTLLEGYRSPERQDALAEQGTLVTKAKGGQSKHQYGLAVDLAPVRNGKVVISERDPWAMSAYLALGEEATAAGLTWGGNWSFKDYGHIERSGSLKQLLARQQ; translated from the coding sequence ATGTTGCTGATATGCCTGATCTCGTGGATTGGGCTACGCTTTTTCAATAAAAAAATCCTATCAAATGAAATAGTTATAGAAGAAACAAACGTTGCATCCACAACCCAGGCGGCCGATATCCGCGCTCAGGACCCACGCCAAGAGACACCATCCGGCACGGCAACAATGCGACAAACAAAAAGCGAAGAACACACAAAAAAGTACTTCGTCATTGCCAGAATACCCCTTGTTTCGTTATCTTTGGCCGCCATGCCAGTCGTGTTGGATTTGTTTTTTAGAGAAATGCACGGATCGTCGGAATTCATCCCTAATGAATACACGCACAGCTCGCGGATCAAGCTGACCTTGCAGGAGGAACAGTTGGTTCCTCCCCCGCCTCTACCCCCGGAGGCTTTCCGAGATGCCATCAGCGAACAGCCGCGACTGAACCGGGCGGACCGGGACTGGAACAAGCTCGACGCGTCGTTCGTTCAGACGGTGCTGCACGTCATGACACGGCTGGAAGCGCGTGGCTACCCCATGACCCTGTTGGAGGGTTACCGCAGTCCCGAGCGTCAGGATGCCCTGGCGGAACAAGGCACGCTGGTCACCAAGGCCAAGGGAGGACAGAGCAAGCACCAATACGGCCTGGCCGTCGATCTGGCTCCTGTCAGGAACGGGAAAGTCGTGATTTCGGAGCGCGACCCCTGGGCCATGTCGGCCTATCTCGCCCTGGGGGAGGAAGCGACGGCGGCGGGGCTGACCTGGGGCGGCAACTGGAGCTTCAAGGACTACGGCCATATCGAACGCAGCGGCTCGCTCAAGCAGCTGCTGGCCCGGCAGCAATAA